From the genome of Solanum lycopersicum chromosome 12, SLM_r2.1:
ATATCAAGCCTTCTTCCACATTAGCTTGATGCATTACGTCACTGAACTTGCACTTCATCGTGAATTTATCTCGTCAATCTATCCATCACCAAGGCAAATAAAAAGTGAGCTTGGAGTTGATCCGAAGGGTGGATCTAGGGGGAGGGGAGGGTGTTCACTCGAAACTCCTTGACGAAAAATTACATTGTATACGTaaggtaatttttttatgtacatATATAGATTTTGAATCCCCTAAACACAAGACTACATGATAACTTAATGGGTTGGGAAAAGGGGGGGGGTCAAATTTACCTTAAGGCTCCAAGTTCAAATTTCAACTCTATATTTCAAGACAACAGAGTATTCTTGAGTCTCCTCCCACAGTCCTTACCTGAGCCTTGAGTCCATCATACATGTCCTTGATCTCCTAGTGTACATCGTAGATACACCTCTAGCCTCTAAGCAACTCCAAAGAATCTCCCTTGGAAATTTGGCATAAGCCTTTATGGAGCCTTATATTGATACACCAGTCTCCTTACTAGATGAATGACTTCTGCAGTTGCGTCCGACATGAATCCAAACTAATTTTCAGAAATTGTCACGTCCCTCCTCATCCTCATCTCCACCACCCTGTCTCAAACCTTCATAGTGTGACTTAATAGCTAGATACTCCTATAGTTGTTGCAATTCTAAATGTCACCCTTATTCTTGTACAACTGAATCATTGTACTCCATTTCCATTCTTCAGGCATCTTCACCGTCTTGAGAATGACATTAAACAACTGTTATCAACTATTCTTAATTGCCCTGCCTACGCTCTTCCAGAATACCCTTAACCTCCTAAACCTTAATACACCTAGTCACCTACAAGGCTACAATACCTTCAACCGCAATGCCTCTCTGAGTGATCTAACTCCTACAATGCCTTTGCCCCCCCTTTTTTTCTTCAAGAGTTCATGGAAGTATAACTGTCATCTCCGTTAATGAGTGCCTCCTTTTCCAATACTTTGCCGTCTCCATCCTTGATGCCCTTCACTTGGTGTAGATTACCTCTCATTTCTCTCTCTAGCCTTGGCTAGCTTGTACAACTTCTTATCCCCGCCCTTGTCCTCCTATTCTACATACCAGCATTCAAAAGTTGCCGTTTTTGCTTCCATAACCGATAACTTAGTCTTCTTCCTCACCATCTTATACCTTTCCCTATTCATCCGTTCTTCCTCACGGTCTTTACTTTCCACCAACTTCGCATACATCACTTTGTCTCAACCTTTACTTGGATTTCTTCATTCCACTACTAGTCCCTGGATGCCGACCAAAATGACCTCTCTTGACCCCAAGACCTCTCTAGCCGCTTGCCTAATGCATCTAGCAGTCCTATCCCACATACTGCCTGCATCCACACTGCTTCCCAAGTCCCCATACGCATCAACTTCTCTCTCATCTCCAGGGCACTGGTCATAGTCAGGCTGCCCTATTTGATCTTTGGTCAGTCATGCACAACCCTCTTCTTCCTCTCTTTCTTGATCTTCAAATCCATCACTAGGACCTGGGAGATCATTTTGGGTGATAAAATTCTCACTTGGGATAACCTTACTGTCTTCACAAAGTCTTTTATCACCTTTCCTAAGGAGCACATAGTCTATATGAGTCTTACTCACCGTACTACGGAAGGTGTCCAAGTATCCTCCTCCTTTGGGAAACTTGAATTGGCTATCACCAACCCAACAGTACGCCATCCAGGAGTGGGACTTCTTCTTCGTTCCTATCCCCAAAACCAAAGCCTCCGTGTACATCATCATAACCCTCGGAGTTGGCCTGATGTGTCCATTGAAATCTCCTCCTCTGACAGCTTATCAGCATGCCGTATACCTCTCACCAGCTCATCCAAAACCTCCCAAAAGTTCTTCTTATACTCCTCATACAAGTTTGCTTGCAGTGTGTATGCATTAATAATGTTCAAATTAAACCCCCAATGACTAACTTATGAAGTACAATTCACggattaatattttctttttgtattacGTGTTCAAAATCAGAAACTTGAAGAAGATGGTGTTCAAACTCTTGGAAGGAGAATTGAATACCGTCTTAAATATGTTCAAAAATGATGGTAGATGAGCCAGACTATGTAGTCTAATAGCTAATGTCCTAATGAGTTAATTTCTGAATCTAAGATTATATTGAAGCATATAGGGATTTCATTGCAGGATTATTCAACTTTAGATGGTGAAAGATGTGGGATATGTATGGATGTTGTCATTGATAGAGGAGTTCTAGACTGCTGTCAACACTGGTAATTAACTAAACCTTATTTGGCCTACTTCATCACTCTGTGCGACTATAATTAGACAGAAATGGATGTTCagtgcatttttatttttgagagaCCATTGGCTTCTCACTTTTTTCCTGTTATGTGTTGTGCTCTTTCCTCTTTCCCTGAAGCGCAGTTAGTTGACTTACTCATCTCGTATTGCAATCCATACTCAACCCTTTCCCTTCACGACATCCCtaagtttattaatttttattagtcACTCTTGATGTGACATCTTTTCAGCATACTCCGTCTATATGTCTGTAACAGTATGTGGAGTTCAGTTCAGAAATTTCTATGCTTGACAGCACACATGGATTTTTTTCTTGGGTGTTAGTTATGGTTTGTTCTCTTGGAGTAGACGTTTTGCAGAATAGTTCAGTTGTGACGTTTCATTGTTTATCTAAACTATGACTTTCAGCATAGTTTCACTCTCCAAATCAGCTGTATTCTTGATCGGTCTTGTTGTTTACGTGACACtgatatttattttgcttaTGGTAACACATCGCCAAAATTGTGCAAATTACCAGTTCCATGACTTTTATCTTCATCTTCTGTTAGCGCTTATGATGAGTTGTGATATCGTGGAGCCAGTTACCATACCTCCGTAACATAGGAAGGCTTTAGTGAACATCTGTGAATGTGGACATTTCTGAGATGAACGTGtcaaattttgacttttatCCATCCTCTACTAGCTGCTTTCACAGTTACAAATAATGACCCTAACTCGTCATTTAAATTTCAGGTTTTGTTTTACATGCATTGACAACTGGGCTACCATCACAAACTTATGCCCACTTTGCCAGAGCGAATTTCAATTAATCACTTGTGTGCCTGTAAGTAATTGGATCTATTGGGGCTGCTTCACATTGTTTTTATCTTCTTTCTCAATTCATTAATGCATTCAAGAGTGTCTTAGTCTCATCCTTATCTacttgctcttttttttttttttgaaattagtaATGTTAAGCACTTGCTCTTTCTTTGCTGATGGTTCTGAGTTTTTCTCCCATCTTAAGTCATTCTGaaatttttgtatctttttttttttaaaaaatggtatTGTTGTATTCCTCAGCATTAAAGAATGCTGGCTACCTCCAAAAGTGTTACAAGGGGAAGTAAAAATAGAATCTAGATTACAGAGAGCCTATGAAATCTACAAGATCTTCTGTTTCCTCTATACAATTTCCTTCACACCAAAAACAGTGTGGACAGATAGGTCCCTTTCACAACATGGATGGACTTTGATTCGTCTCCAAAGCATCTCCCATTTCTCTCCTCCACACTGACCACCATATGCCGGATGGGATTATCCTCCACCATTTCTTCCGACCCTTGCTCCCCCTTCTTGTGATCCAACTCAGCTGTATGCTCAGGCACTGTCCATACAGTCTTGGTGAGAGAGAAGAAACATATGCCATCGTTGAGCAGTGACTTTACAATGTAGGAAGAGGTGATTGTTGGTCTCCCCAGTTTCATTACACAAAAAGCATCTGGTCACTACTGTCCTTCCTTTCTTTTGAAGTACTTCTTGTGTGAGGCAAGCCTTTTTGACCACAATTTATTTTGGTGGGGGCTTGGTTCTTCCATATGTTCTCCCACAGCTTTGTGTTCACTCCGTGAGCTATGCTATTTTACTTTagtccattttttttttatgaagacgAACAAAGTTTTGTTGCCAGGACATTCcgtaaaattatattataagatCTTCAAGGAGCCCAATTAATTCTTACCAATTTTCGTGAAGGTATATGATACTATAGGGGGCAGCCAGACTGATGAGGATTTATATACCAGGTATAGTTGTCGTGTTTGTTTCTTTATCAAACTTATGTCAGTCCACTACATCTTTCAGTGATGGTATATCCATTACTGAAAAGAAAGATTCAgttaaattcattatttgttaatttgattggagaaaagaaaagagaaccATCTAATTGGCAGAACCACTATCTGCAACTCTACACTTGATGTAAGATACAACACCCAAAGGAGGGCTGTCAGTGAATGTGTGATCTTGAAATTGTTAGATTTGTAAGATTGAACAACTTGGAATGTAGATATACTAGccaaaaataaggaaaatgcgAAGAACTTTAGAGAAATAAAGCCAAAATGAGAGAATCTGAGAAAGCCTCAGTTTGGCTGGTTTAAAGTAAATGACTTGGCAATCACAAGTGaaatatctttttgaaatccTTGTAAGCACTACCTATGTATTTCTCCACAGATGTGAGAACTCGAAAGCCTCAGTTGTGTTGGTTCAAAGGAAATCACATGgtaattaaaagtgaatttttttgcATCTTTTTGCAAATGCTGAAGGCCCCATCTGTATATTTCTCCACAAATGTGAGAACTGAAGAAAGCCTCAGTTGTGCTGGTTCAGAGGAAATAGTCGGCAATCACAAGTGAAATTTAAAACCTTTTTGCGAATCCTTAAGATTTGCACAATTCCTCTCTCCTCAAAACGGACACCAAAGATGTTCTACAGTTTGTGTAGGCCCTTTTCTTGTGCTTCATGATTGTACACAGTGAGCTAATGATGATCTGGAACACTACAAAGATCTACTTATAAGCTCTTTCTGTGTGCATGCTTTGGTCTTTGCTAATGGCATATGACGGTGTGTTCCAAACACTTCCATAAGGCTGCATATTTGCAGCTCGTATGATGCTGCAAATGTACACTTGCAGATGACTTTTCACTATCATCAGAAATTTCAACTTTCTTTTTGAAGCTGATGCTGAACTTTTTAGATTTACTGCAATTTATTCTGGTACTTGCTATTTGAATTGCTCTTCCAGGTTCTTGTGTCATTTAGTGTTCCTCCTTAGTTTGAAAAGTTTGGATCTTGAGGTTCAATGTTGTTGAGTATGCCAGTATGGAAATGGTGAAAGCTTCTAGCCATAGTccagttttaaaatttaacgtCATAATATTTCTTCTGAGATACATTGTccaaaaaagatattttcttcTTGCAGTACAGATCTTCAATCTTATATCATGTATATCTTCTGAAAAGTTTAATTTAATAGTGCTCATTCTCTAGCAGTGGCTTGATTTATTATCTACTAGTGAATTGCAAGCAATTActattgagattaactctctgaTCCTTGCAGAGATGATGATTGGTCCATTGAAGGGAAGACTAATACTCTTTCATTCCCATCATACTATATCGACGAGAATGTGAGTTAACATGTTCCATTGACTGTGAATGGTTGTTGTCCACCTTATCTACTGGCGCACCAAGGCCAAATCTCTGAGGGAGCCATACCTGTATAGCCtgacataaaaattaaatacattgtGAAATCTGATGACTTTCTTTTGATCAACTCAGAGTTTTCCTTGCACATAATAAATTACTCGTGAAATAGCCTCCTTGGTTCTGTTTTTACCCTTAATCCAAATCCTAGTTTTTTCTCTTGTAAAGCGGTGTTAGTTCTTCACTTCTTTGTCATGCAACATACTATCTGTTCTCATTTCGTTTTCCCATGCTAGCAATTGACTTCTTACACTAGAACAGAACTCTATTAGGTGAATGTAATAGTTTAAAGGTTAGAAAAACTAAGATTATATTTCTTATGGCATTCATTGCCGTCATATCATTATGATTCTTGTATATTAACAAACAGAGTTTTGCTAGTAGTGGTTGTCTCTTCTTGGAAATCATTGAAATCTTGTCGATTTTTGGGGTTTCGGTGACTATTTTTGTCATATTGCGTTCTTATCTCGGAAATGAACTTTTTGTCTGTAATTACTATGCTTTGTCTTTTCTAGGCAGTTGTCTGCTTGGATGGAGATGGCTGCAAAGTTCGAGCTGGATCAGTTACAAATGAAGGAGATCTGAATCTTGATACGTCAATTGCTTGTGATTCATGTGATCTATGGTATGGTAATCAATTTTCTTACTCTAATATTGACttcttttgtaaaataattgCCAACTGATAAGTTGATTAATTCTATGTTCTGGTTTATGTGGAAAGATGAATGCAGCcctatgttatttttgttttccttctcTGTTTTCCTCATTGCCTGTTGAAAGAATGGGTGCCTCTGTGTATATACGAAGCACTGATGGAACAGAATGTTGTGATGTATTCAGAAggtttgtataaaattgataaCATCATAGTTATGGACCTAAGATGCAGTAAAGAGGGTGATCTACAGATGGATGGTATAAGCGCAACATGGCGCATTTGATGAGAGCTTGAGAAGTACTGCATGGGCTTCGCCAGTCATACTCTTTATTGTGGAatttcttgaaatattttacATGTTCTACAATAGTTTACTCCATCCATCTCAAAATCTGGCCTACTTTGACTTGCACAAGGTACCCAAATGGATATTCTTGTTGCCTATGTTAGACTGTTCCACATTGGTTGCTGGAGTGGACTGTTGTATCCTCATATTGTGTCGGGGAATCCTAATCTCATGACCTAGCACATCTATTTTGATTAGGATGGTAACAGAGACAGACCCATCTAAAAGCCTGCTTATGTATCATCTAAATGATGTTATCACTTTCTCCAGCAGTGGGGTTCTCCTTTACTTTTCTGCGACTGTATACTTAAACTTAGGAAGTGCTTCATGCAGCTGAAGTTCTTACTTTCCCTGCTTTTTTTCAAGGGTTTCTTCTCTGATTGATTCTTTGCATATCTTTGAGTAGGTATCATGCCTTTTGTGTTGGATTTGACCCTGAGGACACTTCTGAAAGTACATGGCTATGCCCAAGGTAAGCAAACATGAATATTTAGTTCCACATTCGTTGTTTATATGTGTATTTAGCAGCCACATGTGTTTTTTTGAGACTACACaaatattatgatgatttgtattTAATTGCTGCAATTAGGCCTAGGATACTTATAGTTGGTTAGGGTTTGTAATCATGCCTAAAATCATAATTtgtagtttatattttttgaataaggTAAAGTATATTACTAACAATTGGGGAAACCCTGTATACACGCAGTATACCAAAAAGAAGAGAACCTACACCAAAATATGGTTCTCAACATTTATTGTTTGGTGTGTCCAACCCATAGAGCATCTCGACCAAATTATGAAATTCGTCTATCTCCCAATCCTGcagttttcttttgaatcttAAATTCCAGTGAATTAGCCTCATGAGACCTACAAATTTGTTGGACTGTCATCTCTCTGAAAAGATACACTATATATGTTAGAGATGGCTTCCTATCATATAGTTTGTATAGTCTTTTTAATTTACTAAGAATGTCCAACCTTGTTTGAGGGAATAACAGAGTTTTACAATCTTTTCattctattttatataatagtGCATTCTCAAGTTCATCAAAGGAGTAAACTTTAGCATATTGTTTGTTATATCAAGACATGGATCTTTCACGAAGTGTTGGATGCTATGATGTAGATTGAACAAGTTCTCCTTTATAAAGGGAGGTAGAAGATTGTGCTGTACCCCTTTTAGCTTGTGAATTTCTCTAGCCAAAACAGCTTCTACAAGAGTTTATGTATAATGAAATTAAACAGATGAAGCTGATATTTTAGTCAATTTGGCCCTTCAGATCAACCCAATCTGTTTTTTCATGGAAGAACAAAAACTCATAAAGGTGACTTCACATTATGCTAGacagaaaattaattttttggatgTATTGTCATTGGTTTCGCTATCTCGAATTACCAACTTGTAGATCCTTCAATTAAAATTCCTTACAAGTCCTCAGATTGAATGTATTTTTACAAGTCTAGACATATAACATGTCTAGCATTTTCAGGATTGGTTAGGATCTATTTTCTTGCTCAGAATTGTACATAAAATGTGTAATTTGCATAAGATACCACCACCTCTAAAAAGTTCCTTCTTAAAATGCCTTCGACATAGACTTCTATTAGTCAATGTATCTTTGGATTGAGGTAAGTTGATATTTTCATCTTGAGCACCTGGTGTGGTTCTAACATAATTCTTATTGTTATCCGACTGTGCAGATGTGTTGACAAGCTACCCGAAAAGTCAGCACCTTACAAGAAGTTAGGTCCAGAAAATGCCAGCAATAACTGTTTGCTTGAGGCTTCTTTTTCAGGGAAAGTGTCTGTATCTATTGCTGATGCTGGTGAGACGGCTGTTGTCGTCTCAATTGTTGAGAGGAACAATCAGGGTGAAATACCAGGCAGAAAACTTTCAAATCTAGATACTAAAGAGGCTATAAATACTGGCATTTTGGTCCCTGATCCTGTTCCTGATACTTCCAGTATAGAACTGTCCTTGCGACAAAATGAATGTCCAGATTCTGCGCAGCCTGCTACCCCTGTGGGTGTGAAGTCTGATGCATCGACAGACTTGTGTAATGAACTGATTCAACCAAATCTAGATCTTCATCTGGGATTGTCTGAGAACTCATGTTCAGCATCTACTGGTATGCTTACAATGTTTCAGGAATTTCTTTTGTTCCTTTGGATTGGAGATCTATCTTAAGCTGGGGCAGATAAAATAGCTAAGCTATTAATGTTCTATGCATCTCCAGTAGACGTTACAAATATGATGGTAGCTGGAGATCAAGTACTTCAAGCTGCCCTACTGAAGAATACATCAGAATGCCTTTGTCCAGGTATATGACTGCAGTCCGTAGAAGACAACTTTTACAAATATTGGATGACCATTGTTGCTTCCTGAAAACTGTTAGTTCGTTATGAACTATATTTGAGATGTACATACATGCTTGCATGTTTTTCTTCTCTGAAGTGTTTCCTGTTGATGTGTCAGGTGAAAAAGTGATGCCTGATAAGAACGAGGAAAAGGTTGTGGCCTCCTGTGCAAAGAGAAAGCGAAGAGAAAACAGGTATTATGCAATCAAACCTCTTCATTTGATTTATATAGGATCATTTTTTTCTGATTATCTTAAGGTTTAAATCCTGATGCTAGCATCTATCTCACAAAGTTGTAACATCCTTTGTGATGATCTTTGTTTTACATGGTTTCTTTAAGTGGCTTAAGCTCAGTTGTCAGTGACTTATTGATAAAACATGTGGGCTACTAGTTGTGCATCATTTGGCATGACTCTCCTGGAGCTGGATTTGTCCCTGGAACACATATTAGTAAAATTGTGATGTTCCATGTGACTGAAGTTACTGAAcaactttgatattattatttctatgtAAGACAGAGAAACTATGGATAGACATCGAATTGTAATGCATCCTCATATTTATTGTGATCAGTACATTTAAACATCTAGATATTTCCAAATGAAACACGCCTGCTAGttgcatattttattttctttgtggcataatacataaacatgacccTTAACTTGGCTTTAGCTGGCAACTATGACCTTTAgttttgggtgtgcacaagtcgacacttgtataaaattgaacaaattcgTCCTACATGGAAATTGTGTCTTATGTGGCGTCCTATGTGTATTATGCCATGTCGGACAcgtgtgtctacttgttcaattctatacaagtttaagtgctTACTTGTGCTCACTCAAAGTTGGATGACATAGTTGTCCACTGATGCGAATAtgcctttctttttctttgtactGGTTGGgacttcattttttctttctgcaagTGATAAAGGCATGTCAAGTCCTATTTATTGGTTGAAAAGGCTCAGACTCTTCAGGGACCTGACTAGGGATTCTTTCTAATGACCTGGACTTCTTTTTGAAACTTCTTGCACACTGATAGATCTTAATTGCCTAATCTGGTATTTCACTATTCCAAATTTATTCACctaatcaatttttgaaaatgattcaaTGTTTCTTTCCAGTTTCCCAATATTCATCTGTATTGGGTTTCAAATACAATATGATCCTATGAAGCATGAGTCATTAGAAGCTATCACTAGTCTATGTTGTTGTCGTGGTAAGCTAGTCTTGTTGAgatatactccctccgtccggaattgtttgtcatgttgcgcttatcgaaagtcaatttgactaattttcaaaggtaaattggatcacattaattcgatatttgaagcaaaaaaattagatattctaaaactatataaaagtactataaattacaattttttgcatattaaaatgatgaaaaaatacatcttaaaatgttagtcaaagtttttatagtttgactcaaaaaatagaaaccatgacaaacaattccggacggagggagtaattaTCATCAAGTGCTATAGAAGTTAAGCTCTCTAAATAACTACTATCATTCTATCTGAAACCTGGTAGAACCAAATATTCAACAGCTGCGACATTCTTTATTAAGTTTGCTTTTGTCCTttcatttcaattaaaattgcTTATAGTCCTGATAGTGAATGCAGAAATGCCGATAATGGAGGCATTAGAGCCAAAGCTGAGCTTGCTTATGATTTGAAGAGAGTTAAAATTGAGGGAAGCACTGAGCAAATTAATGCAAAGGACCAAACTCCAGTATCTGCTTCAGACAACTCCGATAAACCTCGAGTAATCATCCCGAAGGACAAGAAACTGAAATGTAAACCTGAAAATAAAGATCTTAGCTCTGACATTATGGATATAGTTAAAGGAACAGGTCGTAAAATTTTGAAGAAGCTTGCTCATAGCAACCAGGATGGAATGTCCTCTATACAAAAAGAAAGTGCAGCTCGCTTGAGGGTTAAAAAGATCATGCGGAGAACTGGTGATGAGGACTCATCAGTGCTAGTTGAAAATCTAAGGAAAGAAATTAGAGAAGCTGTTCGTAACAAGTCTTATGGGGATAAAGGGGAAAACCAGCTTGACCCAAAACTTCTGACTGCTTTTAGAGCTGTTGTCACAGGATCTACACCTGAAACTAAGAAGCCTTTGGTGGATCTGAAGGCAAAGAGGTCACTGTTGCAGAAGGGAAAAGTACGTGAAAACCtaaccaaaaaaatttatggtaTTGGAGGAAGACGACGGCGAGCATGGACTCGTGATTGTGAAGTAGAATTTTGGAAATACAGATGCTCAAATATGTCAAAGCCTGAGAAGATTCAGACATTGAAGTCGGTTCTTGACCTCCTGAGAGATGATTCAGAGAATGCAGCTACAACGCCTGTGAATGAAGGGGAAGAAAAGTCTTCCATTCTTTCAAGGCTATATTTAGCAGATAATTCGGTTTTCCCAAGAAAGGAGGATATCAAGCCTGTCTCTACCCTTACTGTTGTAGCTaatgaaaacaaagaaaatggtTCAACATCATACACTTCAGCAACATCTTTTCCTAGTCCATCCAATATAGTTCCACGTGCACATGTGGCTTCTCTGGTGGTGGCTTCTTCCTTGGAAATCAAGGGGGCCAAGACAAGTGTCCCGACCACTAAGGCTGATATTACCAGAAATGTACTTCCAATCAAAGGCACTGATAGGCCGTCTACATCTACCTCAAGTGGTTTGAAATTGTCTACCAAGGAGGAAATAACTGTAAAATGTGACAATACAAGGAGTGATAAGAAGAAGTGGGCCCTAGAGGTTCTTGCAAGAAAAACAGCAGCAACAAGCAAGAGTGGAACCCTGGAAAATGAAGAGGACAGTGCAGTGCTGAAAAATAATTATCCTTTGCTGGTGTGTtaacatttttttccttctgTACCATTTGTTTGCTGCCTATTGTTCTGCATCTGATCATTTCTTCTTTCTAAACTTTTGAGCAGGCTCAGCTACCGAAAGACATGCGGCCAGCTTTGGCACCCAGTCGTCATAATAAAATCCCCATGTCCGTCAGGCTGGTAAGCACTGTCCTTTTCATTTTAAAGTCTTTTCCAAGTTACTCGTTCCTCAGGGTGACAATTTTGTTATTCTATTGTCTGTGATATTCAAGCTGTTAGAATGTTAGAGTAAGGCCTGATTTGTTTGCCCTTAATGAAGGTATTAATCTTAATTCATTAAGTCTGTTTTTTTAAGGTCTGCATCTTAATCATTaagtgtatttattttaaattcacaAGCACTTAATGGGTTGGGTTTGAATAGATATGAATGATTAAGATCTATAACAAAGTCTTTTATTATCATTAAGA
Proteins encoded in this window:
- the LOC101262701 gene encoding uncharacterized protein At4g10930 isoform X4, which produces MEMELFTEAMMEEENCCIDEINDDYSTLDGERCGICMDVVIDRGVLDCCQHWFCFTCIDNWATITNLCPLCQSEFQLITCVPVYDTIGGSQTDEDLYTRDDDWSIEGKTNTLSFPSYYIDENAVVCLDGDGCKVRAGSVTNEGDLNLDTSIACDSCDLWYHAFCVGFDPEDTSESTWLCPRCVDKLPEKSAPYKKLGPENASNNCLLEASFSGKVSVSIADAGETAVVVSIVERNNQGEIPGRKLSNLDTKEAINTGILVPDPVPDTSSIELSLRQNECPDSAQPATPVGVKSDASTDLCNELIQPNLDLHLGLSENSCSASTDVTNMMVAGDQVLQAALLKNTSECLCPGEKVMPDKNEEKVVASCAKRKRRENRNADNGGIRAKAELAYDLKRVKIEGSTEQINAKDQTPVSASDNSDKPRVIIPKDKKLKCKPENKDLSSDIMDIVKGTGRKILKKLAHSNQDGMSSIQKESAARLRVKKIMRRTGDEDSSVLVENLRKEIREAVRNKSYGDKGENQLDPKLLTAFRAVVTGSTPETKKPLVDLKAKRSLLQKGKVRENLTKKIYGIGGRRRRAWTRDCEVEFWKYRCSNMSKPEKIQTLKSVLDLLRDDSENAATTPVNEGEEKSSILSRLYLADNSVFPRKEDIKPVSTLTVVANENKENGSTSYTSATSFPSPSNIVPRAHVASLVVASSLEIKGAKTSVPTTKADITRNVLPIKGTDRPSTSTSSGLKLSTKEEITVKCDNTRSDKKKWALEVLARKTAATSKSGTLENEEDSAVLKNNYPLLAQLPKDMRPALAPSRHNKIPMSVRLAQLHRLTEHLLKKTNLSVMRRTAETELAIADAVNIEKEVADRSNSKLVYINFCSQELRRSDNASNVGVAEPSPCQNLVLTNSSDEVSDVHFSDPAVNEALRNAGLLSDSPPNSPSCALEEAKEESCISKEVEDHGPENVFEVDDPPELDIYGDFEYNLEDDEFSGAGTSMISVLQPEESKLKVVFSTINPVGTDGALELQNLEKQDILEGPVDTSSLSGCETSGVVGRSTAADQTENCLGHSSPIDEDLSVVDFEELYGPDKELLIEKYPEMASVKLDELAMDNEVQQSNGVDESKQASESSEQGNGSSSTASKCPNSPNKLSKSENLQINKKSKSSADKESASNSSVSMKVKAYVKEHIRPLCKSGVISVDQYRWAVDKTTEKVMKYHPKDKNANFLIKEGDKIKKLAEQYVETAQHTTK
- the LOC101262701 gene encoding uncharacterized protein At4g10930 isoform X2, which gives rise to MEMELFTEAMMEEENCCIDEINDDYSTLDGERCGICMDVVIDRGVLDCCQHWFCFTCIDNWATITNLCPLCQSEFQLITCVPVYDTIGGSQTDEDLYTRDDDWSIEGKTNTLSFPSYYIDENAVVCLDGDGCKVRAGSVTNEGDLNLDTSIACDSCDLWYHAFCVGFDPEDTSESTWLCPRCVDKLPEKSAPYKKLGPENASNNCLLEASFSGKVSVSIADAGETAVVVSIVERNNQGEIPGRKLSNLDTKEAINTGILVPDPVPDTSSIELSLRQNECPDSAQPATPVGVKSDASTDLCNELIQPNLDLHLGLSENSCSASTDVTNMMVAGDQVLQAALLKNTSECLCPGEKVMPDKNEEKVVASCAKRKRRENSECRNADNGGIRAKAELAYDLKRVKIEGSTEQINAKDQTPVSASDNSDKPRVIIPKDKKLKCKPENKDLSSDIMDIVKGTGRKILKKLAHSNQDGMSSIQKESAARLRVKKIMRRTGDEDSSVLVENLRKEIREAVRNKSYGDKGENQLDPKLLTAFRAVVTGSTPETKKPLVDLKAKRSLLQKGKVRENLTKKIYGIGGRRRRAWTRDCEVEFWKYRCSNMSKPEKIQTLKSVLDLLRDDSENAATTPVNEGEEKSSILSRLYLADNSVFPRKEDIKPVSTLTVVANENKENGSTSYTSATSFPSPSNIVPRAHVASLVVASSLEIKGAKTSVPTTKADITRNVLPIKGTDRPSTSTSSGLKLSTKEEITVKCDNTRSDKKKWALEVLARKTAATSKSGTLENEEDSAVLKNNYPLLAQLPKDMRPALAPSRHNKIPMSVRLAQLHRLTEHLLKKTNLSVMRRTAETELAIADAVNIEKEVADRSNSKLVYINFCSQELRRSDNASNVGVAEPSPCQNLVLTNSSDEVSDVHFSDPAVNEALRNAGLLSDSPPNSPSCALEEAKEESCISKEVEDHGPENVFEVDDPPELDIYGDFEYNLEDDEFSGAGTSMISVLQPEESKLKVVFSTINPVGTDGALELQNLEKQDILEGPVDTSSLSGCETSGVVGRSTAADQTENCLGHSSPIDEDLSVVDFEELYGPDKELLIEKYPEMASVKLDELAMDNEVQQSNGVDESKQASESSEQGNGSSSTASKCPNSPNKLSKSENLQINKKSKSSADKESASNSSVSMKVKAYVKEHIRPLCKSGVISVDQYRWAVDKTTEKVMKYHPKDKNANFLIKEGDKIKKLAEQYVETAQHTTK